One stretch of Streptomyces sp. 135 DNA includes these proteins:
- a CDS encoding sensor histidine kinase, with amino-acid sequence MHAAFFLLLGASLARFLLRHPGEPRTPWIIALSVTLALLYALPSPVAALTRKDPASYSSGPALGAAPGARRLLWLGTVVTVWVVLVVLAPSFAWCAVPLFYSGLRTLPTRAALALVAVLTAFVVAAQLELAGRFDPNLLLAPPAVAAVAAAVFVHMQRQAARQRELIDDLLRTRRELAATERREGTLAERQRLSMEIHDTLAQGLSSQQMLLQAADRLWDTDPARARTHVRTAESITERGLAEARRFVHDLAPADLADGGGLAEALRALAERESDANLTVRFHAEGAPVPLPDRVSSALLRIAQGALANVREHADATTAALTLTLLDDQVVLDVADDGRGFTPPAAGEAAAGVRGHGLPAIRARAGQLGGTLTIESAPGEGTVLSVSIPLESPS; translated from the coding sequence ATGCACGCCGCGTTCTTCCTCCTCCTCGGCGCCTCGCTGGCCCGCTTCCTGCTGCGGCACCCCGGTGAGCCGCGCACGCCATGGATCATCGCGCTCTCGGTGACACTCGCGCTGCTGTACGCCCTGCCGTCCCCCGTCGCCGCGCTGACGCGGAAGGACCCGGCGTCGTACTCCTCGGGACCGGCGCTCGGCGCGGCGCCGGGTGCCCGCCGCCTCCTGTGGCTCGGCACGGTGGTCACGGTCTGGGTGGTCCTCGTCGTGCTCGCGCCGAGCTTCGCGTGGTGCGCGGTGCCGCTGTTCTACTCCGGGCTCCGTACGCTGCCGACACGCGCCGCGCTCGCCCTGGTGGCCGTCCTGACGGCGTTCGTCGTCGCGGCGCAGCTGGAGCTCGCGGGCCGCTTCGACCCGAACCTGCTGCTCGCGCCGCCCGCCGTGGCGGCGGTGGCCGCCGCCGTCTTCGTGCACATGCAGCGCCAGGCGGCACGTCAGCGCGAACTCATCGACGACCTTCTCCGCACCCGCCGCGAACTGGCCGCCACCGAACGCCGCGAGGGCACCCTCGCCGAACGCCAGCGCCTGTCCATGGAGATCCACGACACCCTCGCCCAGGGCCTGTCCAGCCAGCAGATGCTGCTCCAGGCCGCCGACCGCCTCTGGGACACGGACCCGGCCAGGGCCCGCACCCACGTCCGTACCGCCGAGTCGATCACGGAACGGGGGCTCGCCGAGGCCCGCCGTTTCGTGCACGACCTGGCGCCCGCCGACCTCGCGGACGGCGGCGGCCTCGCCGAGGCCCTGCGGGCGCTCGCGGAACGGGAGTCGGACGCGAACCTGACCGTCCGCTTCCACGCGGAGGGCGCCCCGGTGCCGCTGCCCGACCGGGTCAGCTCGGCGCTGCTGCGTATCGCGCAGGGCGCGCTGGCCAACGTACGCGAACACGCGGACGCCACCACGGCGGCGCTGACCCTGACGCTCCTGGACGACCAGGTGGTCCTGGACGTGGCGGACGACGGCCGCGGCTTCACACCACCCGCGGCGGGGGAAGCGGCGGCAGGCGTACGAGGCCACGGCCTGCCCGCGATCCGCGCGCGGGCGGGCCAGCTCGGCGGCACACTGACCATCGAGTCGGCGCCGGGCGAGGGCACGGTCCTTTCCGTATCGATCCCGTTGGAGTCCCCGTCATGA
- a CDS encoding response regulator transcription factor, with the protein MNAPRRPVRQPVRLLVCDDHVVVRAGLLALLGSAPDIEVVGEAGTGEEAAALAAKLTPDVVLMDLQLGEGIDGVEATRRITSPSPGAPPHVLVLTTYDTDADITRAIEAGATGYLLKAERPEELFSAIHAASQGRTALSPPVASRVMARMRAPRPTLTDRERDILGQLSRGLGNREIARALFISEATVKTHLGRIYDKLGVDTRAGAVAVAKEQRLLP; encoded by the coding sequence ATGAACGCACCTCGCCGGCCGGTACGTCAGCCGGTACGTCTCCTGGTCTGCGACGACCACGTGGTCGTACGCGCGGGCCTGCTCGCCCTGCTCGGCAGCGCGCCGGACATCGAGGTGGTCGGCGAGGCGGGCACGGGCGAGGAGGCGGCCGCCCTGGCCGCCAAGCTGACGCCGGACGTGGTCCTGATGGACCTCCAGCTGGGCGAGGGCATCGACGGCGTGGAGGCGACGCGACGCATCACCTCGCCCTCTCCCGGCGCCCCGCCCCACGTCCTGGTCCTGACGACCTACGACACGGACGCGGACATCACGCGGGCGATCGAGGCGGGCGCGACGGGGTACCTGCTGAAGGCGGAACGCCCCGAGGAGCTGTTCTCCGCGATCCACGCCGCGTCCCAGGGACGCACCGCGCTCTCGCCCCCGGTCGCCTCCCGCGTCATGGCCCGCATGCGGGCCCCGAGGCCCACCCTCACGGACCGGGAACGCGACATCCTCGGCCAGCTCTCGCGGGGCCTCGGCAACCGTGAGATCGCCCGCGCCCTGTTCATCAGCGAGGCCACGGTCAAGACCCACCTGGGCCGGATCTACGACAAGCTGGGCGTCGACACGCGAGCGGGTGCGGTGGCGGTGGCGAAGGAGCAGCGGCTGCTGCCGTGA
- a CDS encoding pentapeptide repeat-containing protein, translating into MAQKAKVAKGSRGAARGGVVKEARRAEVRLPPLRPFGGGELEPDGDYDGVEFRGLELGGQDAGGALFMDCAVSGCGVGETRLARARFVDSVLTGLRGVGTDLAEASLRDVEVVDARLGGVQLHGSVLERVVVRGGKIDYLNLRKARLRDVIFEECVLVEPDFGLASLERVEFRGCVLRRVDFSGVRMKDVDLRAVGELDVARGLGALAGAVISPEQLIELAAGFAAEVGVRVAGVGK; encoded by the coding sequence ATGGCTCAGAAGGCGAAGGTGGCGAAGGGCTCGCGGGGTGCCGCGCGCGGGGGCGTGGTCAAGGAGGCTCGGCGGGCCGAGGTGCGGTTGCCGCCGCTGCGGCCCTTCGGGGGCGGGGAGCTGGAGCCCGACGGGGATTACGACGGGGTCGAGTTCCGCGGGCTCGAACTCGGGGGGCAGGACGCGGGCGGGGCGCTGTTCATGGACTGCGCGGTGTCGGGGTGCGGGGTCGGTGAGACCCGCCTTGCCAGGGCGCGGTTCGTCGACTCCGTGCTCACCGGGCTGCGGGGGGTGGGGACCGATCTCGCGGAGGCGTCGCTGCGGGATGTGGAGGTGGTCGACGCGCGGCTCGGTGGCGTGCAGTTGCACGGGAGTGTGCTGGAGCGGGTCGTGGTGCGGGGCGGGAAGATCGACTACCTGAATCTGCGGAAGGCGCGGTTGCGGGATGTGATCTTCGAGGAGTGCGTGTTGGTGGAGCCGGACTTCGGGCTCGCGTCCTTGGAGCGGGTGGAGTTTCGGGGGTGTGTGCTGCGGCGGGTGGACTTCAGTGGGGTGCGGATGAAGGACGTGGATCTGCGGGCGGTGGGGGAGCTGGATGTTGCGCGGGGGTTGGGGGCGTTGGCCGGGGCGGTGATCAGTCCTGAGCAGTTGATCGAGTTGGCGGCGGGGTTTGCGGCGGAGGTGGGGGTGCGGGTGGCTGGGGTGGGGAAGTAG
- a CDS encoding NAD(P)-binding protein, with protein MPQATHLTIVGGGFAGLTAAITAAEAGARVTLHESHHTLGGRARTSEGPYRTNEGPHALYNGGPHWTWLKQRDLIGPLAPLPPLEGTRLRLHHHGTLHRVPPLAMLKLLRRKPEQAPVDQDFTTWATAQVGEEGARAAAHYVAVATFHHDPGSLSARFVQERLRRAAKLPPEAHYPRGGWASVIDRMAALAWNLGVRVETLARVDSLADVPRNGPVIVATSLDAARRLCGDDSLRWESGRTALVDLAFRTRRGDAFAVSDLDRTGWVERFTAQDRTLAPAGEQLVQAQIPLSPAETKADGVARAEHLLDLGFDGWRERLTWRRASVANGRTGALDRPGTTWRDRPRIDRGHGVYLAGDQVAAPGLLSEVSFNSAVEAVTLALTRSRLDLKSASG; from the coding sequence ATGCCCCAAGCCACCCACCTGACCATCGTCGGCGGCGGCTTCGCCGGCCTCACCGCGGCCATCACCGCCGCCGAGGCCGGCGCCCGCGTGACGCTGCACGAGTCCCACCACACCCTCGGCGGCCGCGCCCGCACCTCAGAGGGCCCGTACCGGACGAACGAGGGCCCGCACGCCCTCTACAACGGCGGCCCCCACTGGACCTGGCTCAAGCAACGCGACCTCATCGGCCCCCTGGCCCCCCTGCCACCCCTCGAAGGCACCCGGCTGCGCCTCCACCACCACGGCACGCTGCACCGCGTACCACCGCTCGCCATGCTCAAGCTGCTGCGCCGCAAGCCCGAACAGGCCCCGGTGGACCAGGATTTCACCACGTGGGCAACGGCCCAGGTCGGCGAGGAGGGCGCACGCGCCGCCGCGCACTACGTCGCCGTGGCGACGTTCCACCACGACCCTGGTTCGCTCTCCGCCCGCTTCGTACAGGAACGCCTGCGCCGCGCGGCGAAGCTGCCTCCCGAGGCGCACTACCCCCGGGGCGGCTGGGCCTCGGTCATCGACCGCATGGCGGCGCTCGCCTGGAACCTGGGCGTACGCGTGGAGACGCTGGCCCGCGTCGACAGCCTCGCCGACGTCCCCCGCAACGGCCCGGTCATCGTGGCGACGTCCCTCGACGCGGCCCGGCGCCTCTGCGGCGACGACTCCCTGCGCTGGGAGAGCGGCCGCACCGCCTTGGTCGACCTGGCGTTCCGCACCCGCAGGGGGGACGCGTTCGCGGTGTCGGACCTGGACCGGACAGGCTGGGTGGAGCGCTTCACCGCCCAGGACCGCACGCTGGCCCCGGCGGGCGAACAGCTCGTCCAGGCCCAGATCCCCCTCTCTCCCGCCGAGACGAAGGCGGACGGCGTGGCCCGCGCCGAACACCTGCTCGACCTCGGCTTCGACGGCTGGCGCGAACGCCTGACGTGGCGCCGCGCCTCGGTGGCGAACGGCCGTACGGGCGCGCTGGACCGCCCGGGCACCACCTGGCGGGACCGCCCGAGGATCGACCGCGGCCACGGCGTCTACCTGGCGGGCGACCAGGTCGCGGCGCCGGGCCTGCTGTCCGAGGTGTCGTTCAACAGCGCGGTGGAGGCGGTGACCCTGGCGCTGACGAGGTCGAGGCTCGACCTCAAGTCCGCATCGGGCTGA
- a CDS encoding GNAT family N-acetyltransferase — MDMEPVQPPTQSTQPLTQTTQPPAQPTRPPAQSTQPSIRFGDIPEAAIDRALSLAYLVFHESPQDEKRKHHRDLLLGCVRVGAYDEGELVGFLAALPFTISVPGGELPCPGLTFVSVAPTHRRRGVLTGMIRELFGKLVADGAPVAALWASEDAIYGRFGFGPATLGNTVEIDSRRPLALRIAPDTRPLRLLDPADVPDVLGPYHDRTLTERPGRLARTEAWWREEWMVEEDEDDDELSPPRVVTLGDPGGPIAGYAIYRTRTCDDAPGLVRLDDLEADTPAAAAALWRYLASIDLTGVIRAWGRPQDDPLLLFAADRDQVRVTGQFPGLRVRLVDVRAALTARSWAAPVDMVLDVRDDHLPANAGRHHLTVTAAAATADGHATYERTDRSADLTLDVRDLAACYFGGTPVESLVRAGLAQEHTPGTARALDAALRTALLPHTVDEF; from the coding sequence ATGGATATGGAACCTGTCCAACCCCCCACCCAGTCCACGCAACCACTCACCCAGACCACGCAACCCCCAGCCCAGCCCACCCGACCCCCAGCCCAATCCACCCAACCCTCCATCCGGTTCGGCGACATCCCCGAGGCAGCGATCGACCGCGCCCTGTCCCTCGCGTACCTCGTCTTCCACGAGAGCCCGCAGGACGAGAAGCGCAAGCACCACCGCGACCTGCTGCTCGGCTGCGTCCGCGTCGGTGCCTACGACGAGGGCGAACTGGTCGGCTTCCTCGCGGCGCTCCCCTTCACCATCTCGGTGCCGGGCGGTGAACTGCCCTGCCCCGGCCTGACGTTCGTATCCGTGGCACCGACGCACCGCCGACGCGGCGTACTCACCGGGATGATCAGGGAGCTGTTCGGAAAGCTCGTGGCCGACGGCGCGCCCGTCGCCGCGCTGTGGGCGTCCGAGGACGCGATCTACGGCAGGTTCGGCTTCGGCCCGGCCACCCTCGGCAACACCGTGGAGATCGACTCCCGCCGCCCGCTGGCCCTGCGCATCGCCCCGGACACCCGCCCGCTGCGCCTGCTCGACCCGGCCGACGTCCCGGACGTGCTCGGCCCGTACCACGACCGCACCCTCACCGAGCGCCCCGGCCGCCTCGCCCGCACGGAGGCCTGGTGGCGCGAGGAGTGGATGGTGGAGGAGGACGAGGACGACGACGAGCTGTCACCGCCCCGCGTCGTCACCCTCGGCGACCCCGGCGGCCCGATCGCCGGTTACGCGATCTACCGCACCCGGACCTGCGACGACGCCCCCGGCCTTGTCCGCCTGGACGACCTGGAGGCGGACACCCCGGCCGCCGCGGCCGCCCTGTGGCGCTATCTCGCCTCGATCGACCTGACGGGCGTGATCCGCGCCTGGGGCCGGCCCCAGGACGACCCGCTGCTCCTCTTCGCCGCCGACCGCGACCAGGTGCGCGTCACGGGCCAGTTCCCCGGCCTGCGGGTCCGCCTCGTCGACGTACGCGCCGCGCTGACCGCCCGCTCCTGGGCGGCCCCGGTGGACATGGTCCTCGACGTGCGCGACGACCACCTCCCCGCGAACGCAGGCCGTCACCACCTGACGGTGACGGCAGCGGCGGCGACGGCAGACGGCCACGCCACGTACGAGAGGACGGACCGCTCGGCGGACCTCACCCTCGACGTACGCGACCTGGCCGCCTGCTACTTCGGCGGGACACCCGTGGAGTCCCTCGTCCGCGCGGGCCTCGCCCAGGAGCACACACCGGGCACGGCCCGGGCACTGGACGCGGCACTCCGCACGGCCCTGCTGCCGCACACGGTCGACGAGTTCTGA
- a CDS encoding GNAT family N-acetyltransferase, whose product MIRTATPADIPVIHALVRDLATYEKAPDEAKATEEQLREALFGERPAAFAHIAQDDVSGEVVGFSLWFLNFSTWRGVHGIYLEDLYVRPEARGGGHGKALLTELARICVERGYERLEWSVLDWNEPSINFYKSLGARPQDEWTVYRLTDDALTALGS is encoded by the coding sequence ATGATTCGTACCGCCACACCCGCCGACATCCCCGTCATCCACGCCCTGGTCCGCGACCTCGCCACGTACGAGAAGGCGCCCGACGAGGCGAAGGCCACGGAGGAGCAGCTGCGCGAGGCGCTGTTCGGCGAGCGGCCCGCGGCGTTCGCGCACATCGCGCAGGACGACGTGTCCGGCGAGGTGGTCGGCTTCTCGCTGTGGTTCCTCAACTTCTCCACGTGGCGCGGCGTGCACGGGATCTACCTGGAGGACCTGTACGTACGTCCCGAGGCGCGCGGCGGCGGGCACGGCAAGGCGCTCCTCACCGAGCTCGCCCGGATCTGCGTCGAGCGCGGCTATGAGCGGCTGGAGTGGTCCGTCCTCGACTGGAACGAACCCTCCATCAACTTCTACAAGTCGCTCGGCGCGCGGCCCCAGGACGAGTGGACCGTGTACCGGCTGACGGACGACGCGCTCACCGCGCTCGGGTCGTGA
- a CDS encoding aminoglycoside phosphotransferase family protein — translation MIDIRVPDELVASQHLYAGAAGRAFIDVLPARVREFVERWDLTPDGEPMHGMAALVLPVVCADGTPAAVKFQVLDEETEGEPVALRIWDGDGAVRLLEHDAGTGTMLLERLDSRRMLSTMADTREAVLVLARLLARLTAGPAPAGMRRLGDIAARMVDDLPGALKSIPDPAERALVERCGGAVREVLGEAGDRLLHWDLHFENVLAGEREPWLAIDPKPLAGDPGFDLWPALDNRFEPDEVLWRFDAMTEVLGLDRERARAWTLGRVLQNALWEIEDGRPPVPDDMEIARRLLER, via the coding sequence GTGATCGATATTCGTGTTCCGGACGAGTTGGTCGCCTCGCAGCACCTGTACGCCGGTGCCGCGGGGCGCGCCTTCATCGACGTACTGCCCGCGCGCGTACGGGAGTTCGTCGAGCGGTGGGATCTGACGCCGGACGGGGAGCCGATGCACGGCATGGCCGCGCTCGTGCTGCCCGTGGTGTGCGCCGACGGGACGCCCGCCGCGGTCAAGTTCCAGGTGCTCGACGAGGAGACCGAGGGGGAGCCGGTCGCGCTGCGGATCTGGGACGGGGACGGGGCGGTGCGGCTGCTGGAGCACGACGCCGGGACCGGCACGATGCTGCTCGAACGTCTGGATTCGCGGCGGATGCTGTCCACGATGGCCGACACCCGTGAGGCCGTCCTCGTCCTCGCCCGGCTCCTCGCCCGGCTGACCGCCGGGCCCGCTCCGGCCGGCATGCGGCGGCTCGGCGACATCGCGGCGCGGATGGTCGACGACCTGCCCGGCGCCCTGAAGTCGATCCCCGACCCGGCCGAGCGCGCGCTCGTGGAGCGGTGCGGGGGCGCGGTGCGCGAGGTGCTGGGCGAGGCCGGCGACCGGCTGCTCCACTGGGACCTCCACTTCGAGAACGTCCTGGCCGGCGAGCGTGAGCCGTGGCTCGCCATCGACCCCAAGCCGCTGGCCGGAGACCCCGGGTTCGACCTGTGGCCCGCCCTCGACAACCGGTTCGAGCCCGATGAGGTGCTGTGGCGGTTCGACGCGATGACCGAGGTCCTCGGGCTCGACCGGGAGCGGGCGCGCGCCTGGACGCTCGGGCGGGTGCTGCAGAACGCGCTGTGGGAGATCGAGGACGGGCGGCCGCCGGTGCCCGACGACATGGAGATCGCGCGGCGGCTGTTGGAGCGGTGA
- a CDS encoding thioredoxin domain-containing protein codes for MAVHKAGRRTVRVATAVAAAALIGVTASACGPDGGDNGGGADKTSSAAPKSKGPGSEAPDAGAPEAKAPPASSARLADVAASVKGGVITVGDPKAGHTVKVYEDSRCPFCKKFEEGGAQALVEPVADGKVKIEYTIASFLDKNLGGSGSVNAANALRAAVEAGKFPQYHAAVFANQPEEESDDAYTPAFLLKIADKVDGLRGAAFDKAVTNGTYKKWVGEAMTAFTDDGIEGTPTVLIDGEKAAGDSLYDQAAFAKELKAAGIS; via the coding sequence ATGGCCGTACACAAGGCCGGACGCAGGACCGTGCGCGTCGCCACCGCGGTGGCCGCCGCGGCACTCATCGGCGTGACCGCGTCCGCCTGTGGTCCCGACGGCGGTGACAACGGCGGCGGAGCGGACAAGACCTCGTCGGCCGCGCCGAAGTCCAAGGGTCCCGGCTCCGAGGCTCCCGACGCCGGCGCCCCCGAGGCGAAGGCTCCGCCGGCGTCCAGCGCCCGGCTCGCCGACGTCGCCGCCTCGGTGAAGGGCGGCGTGATCACCGTCGGCGACCCGAAGGCCGGGCATACGGTCAAGGTGTACGAGGACTCGCGCTGCCCGTTCTGCAAGAAGTTCGAGGAGGGCGGGGCGCAGGCGCTGGTGGAGCCGGTGGCCGACGGCAAGGTCAAGATCGAGTACACGATCGCCTCGTTCCTCGACAAGAACCTCGGCGGCAGCGGCTCGGTGAACGCGGCGAACGCGCTGCGGGCGGCGGTGGAGGCCGGCAAATTCCCGCAGTACCACGCCGCCGTCTTCGCCAACCAGCCCGAGGAGGAGTCGGACGACGCCTACACCCCCGCCTTCCTGCTGAAGATCGCCGACAAGGTCGACGGGCTGCGGGGCGCCGCCTTCGACAAGGCGGTGACCAACGGGACGTACAAGAAGTGGGTCGGTGAGGCGATGACGGCCTTCACCGACGACGGGATCGAGGGCACGCCGACCGTCCTCATCGACGGTGAGAAGGCCGCCGGTGACTCGCTCTACGATCAGGCGGCGTTCGCCAAGGAGCTGAAGGCGGCCGGAATTTCCTGA
- a CDS encoding FAD-dependent oxidoreductase produces the protein MSSSTTHTDNANGPVNGGISFWYADDGLPTTREPLTSDATADVCVVGGGYTGLWTAYYLKKAAPFLRITVLEQKFCGYGASGRNGGWLYNGVAGRDRYAKLHGHEAAVRLQQAMNETVDEVVRTAAQESIEADIHRGGVLEVAYTPAQLARLKAFHETELSYGEKDRTLHGARETAERVRVAGAVGSTWTPHGARLHPVKLVKGLARTVEALGVTIHESTPVTEIKPKHAVTPYGTVRAPYVLRCTEGFTASLKGQRRTWLPMNSSMIATEPLTPAQWESIGWEGRETLGDMAHAYMYAQRTADGRIALGGRGVPYRYGSKTDNDGRTGPATIEALHTILTRFFPQLTGVRVTHAWSGVLGVPRDWCATVTLDRATGLGWAGGYVGSGVATANLAARTLRDLVQQDSGQAGPTDLTALPWVNHKVRKWEPEPFRWLGVHGMYATYNAADHRERTTHTTTPSRLARLADRVAGRH, from the coding sequence ATGAGCAGCAGCACGACCCACACGGACAACGCGAACGGCCCGGTCAACGGCGGCATATCGTTCTGGTACGCGGACGACGGCCTGCCCACGACCCGCGAACCCCTGACCTCCGACGCCACGGCGGACGTCTGCGTCGTCGGCGGCGGCTACACCGGCCTCTGGACGGCGTACTACCTGAAGAAGGCGGCGCCCTTCCTCCGCATCACCGTCCTGGAACAGAAGTTCTGCGGCTACGGCGCCTCCGGCCGCAACGGCGGCTGGCTCTACAACGGCGTCGCCGGCCGCGACCGCTACGCCAAACTGCATGGCCACGAGGCGGCGGTCCGCCTCCAGCAGGCCATGAACGAGACGGTCGACGAGGTGGTCCGCACCGCGGCACAGGAGTCGATCGAGGCGGACATCCACCGGGGCGGCGTCCTCGAAGTGGCGTACACACCCGCCCAGTTGGCGCGCCTGAAGGCGTTCCACGAGACGGAACTCTCCTACGGCGAGAAGGACCGCACGCTGCACGGCGCCCGCGAGACCGCCGAGCGCGTGCGCGTCGCGGGCGCCGTCGGCTCCACCTGGACCCCGCACGGCGCCCGCCTGCACCCGGTGAAGCTGGTCAAGGGCCTGGCCCGGACCGTGGAGGCCCTCGGCGTGACGATCCACGAGTCGACACCGGTCACGGAGATCAAGCCGAAGCACGCCGTCACCCCGTACGGCACCGTCCGCGCCCCCTACGTGCTGCGCTGCACGGAGGGCTTCACCGCCTCCCTCAAGGGCCAGCGCCGCACCTGGCTCCCCATGAACTCCTCGATGATCGCCACCGAGCCGCTGACTCCGGCCCAGTGGGAGTCCATCGGCTGGGAGGGCCGCGAGACCCTCGGCGACATGGCCCACGCGTACATGTACGCCCAGCGCACCGCCGACGGCCGCATCGCGCTCGGCGGCCGCGGCGTCCCCTACCGCTACGGCTCGAAGACGGACAACGACGGCCGCACCGGCCCCGCCACGATCGAGGCCCTGCACACCATCCTGACCCGCTTCTTCCCCCAGCTCACCGGCGTCCGCGTCACCCACGCCTGGTCCGGCGTCCTCGGCGTCCCCCGCGACTGGTGCGCGACGGTCACCCTGGACCGCGCGACGGGCCTCGGCTGGGCGGGCGGCTACGTCGGCTCGGGCGTCGCCACCGCCAATCTCGCCGCCCGCACCCTGCGCGACCTGGTCCAGCAGGACTCGGGCCAGGCGGGCCCCACCGACCTGACGGCCCTCCCCTGGGTCAACCACAAGGTCCGCAAGTGGGAACCGGAACCCTTCCGCTGGCTCGGCGTCCACGGCATGTACGCCACGTACAACGCGGCCGACCACCGCGAACGCACCACCCACACCACGACGCCCTCCCGCCTGGCCCGCCTCGCGGACCGGGTGGCGGGCCGCCACTAA